One window of the Diospyros lotus cultivar Yz01 chromosome 12, ASM1463336v1, whole genome shotgun sequence genome contains the following:
- the LOC127786983 gene encoding syntaxin-22-like yields MSFQDIESGRQLNTRRDLVNSKQDPTQAVASGIFQINTAVSTFQRLVNTLGTPKDTPELREKLHKTRLHIGQLVKDTSVKLKQASESDHRIEVSASKKITDAKLAKDFQAVLKEFQKAQRLAAERETAYTPFVPQAVLPSSYTASEINVGSDTSSEQRALLVESRRQEVLLLDNEIIFNEAIIEEREQGIQEIQQQIGEVNEIFKDLAVLVHEQGAMIDDIGSNIEGAHAATAQGKSQLVKAAKTQRSNSSLTCLLLVIFGIVFLIVVVVLAA; encoded by the exons ATGAGTTTCCAGGATATTGAATCAGGCCGTCAGTTGAATACACGGCGAGACCTCGTCAACAGCAAGCAAGACCCCACGCAGGCCGTCGCGTCGGGGATATTCCAGATCAACACCGCCGTCTCTACTTTCCAGAGGCTTGTTAATACCCTCGGGACCCCCAAGGACACCCCCGAGCTCCGCGAAAAGTT GCACAAGACAAGGTTACATATCGGGCAATTGGTGAAAGATACTTCTGTTAAACTTAAGCAAGCTAGTGAAAGCGACCATCGTATTGAAGTTAGC GCTAGCAAGAAGATTACAGATGCTAAACTTGCAAAAGATTTCCAAGCTGTTTTAAAAGAGTTTCAGAAGGCTCAGCGGCTTGCAGCAGAAAGAGAGACAGCATATACTCCTTTTGTTCCCCAAGCAGTTCTTCCTTCAAG CTATACTGCAAGTGAGATCAATGTGGGGTCAGATACGAGTTCAGAACAACGTGCACTTCTTGTTGAATCTAGAAG GCAAGAGGTTCTGCTGTTGGACAATGAGATCATCTTCAATGAGGCTATTATTGAAGAAAGAGAGCAGGGAATACAAGAAATCCAGCAGCAAATTGGAGAGGTGAATGAGATCTTTAAAGACCTCGCTGTCCTGGTCCATGAACAAGGAGCTATGATTG ATGATATTGGCTCCAACATTGAGGGTGCCCATGCTGCAACTGCACAGGGAAAATCCCAACTTGTCAAAGCAGCAAAGACTCAAAGATCAAACTCTTCATTG ACCTGCTTGCTTTTGGTGATATTTGGCATCGTCTTTCTCATTGTGGTCGTAGTACTCGCAGCTTGA
- the LOC127787036 gene encoding mitogen-activated protein kinase kinase 10, producing MTLVRERRHQQALRLSLPPPVPAADFRRRSPLPSPLSSTSSNSPGITNLFELEKLAVLGHGNGGTVYKVRHTSTSSIYALKVLRLDEDAVAVRQQAAREAEILKRVDSEFIVKCHAVFDNGLADADCAGSELCFVIEYMEGGSLDDLLRRRRKLPEEAISGLATRVLKGLNYLHEMQIVHGDIKPSNLLINGEGEVKIADFGVSRFVEGKFESSESFMGTSAYMSPERFDPEMWNEDFSDGFAGDVWSLGVVSAECHVGHFPLIAPGQKPDWATLMCAICFGERMEIPETMSPEFQSFVGRCLEKDWRRRGTVEELLSHPFVTSCHSPQELEG from the coding sequence ATGACACTGGTAAGAGAGAGGAGGCACCAGCAAGCTCTAAGGCTATCCCTGCCGCCCCCTGTCCCAGCAGCCGACTTCCGTCGCCGGAGTCCACTCCCATCGCCGCTCTCGTCGACGTCTTCGAACTCCCCGGGCATCACCAACCTGTTTGAGCTCGAGAAACTGGCGGTCCTCGGCCACGGGAACGGGGGCACGGTCTACAAAGTTCGGCACACGTCCACGTCGTCGATCTACGCGTTGAAAGTCCTCCGCTTGGACGAGGATGCGGTGGCGGTCCGGCAGCAGGCGGCCCGGGAAGCGGAGATTTTGAAGCGAGTGGATTCCGAGTTCATAGTGAAGTGTCATGCGGTTTTTGATAATGGGTTGGCTGATGCGGATTGCGCCGGGAGTGAGCTTTGCTTTGTGATAGAGTACATGGAGGGAGGATCGCTCGATGATTTGCTGCGTAGGCGGCGGAAGCTGCCGGAGGAGGCGATTTCCGGCTTGGCGACGCGGGTGCTGAAAGGGCTAAACTATCTGCATGAGATGCAGATAGTGCATGGAGATATCAAACCCTCAAATCTACTGATAAACGGCGAAGGAGAGGTGAAGATTGCAGATTTTGGGGTGAGCAGATTTGTGGAAGGGAAATTTGAATCCAGTGAATCTTTTATGGGTACATCTGCATATATGAGTCCTGAAAGATTTGACCCAGAGATGTGGAATGAAGACTTCTCCGATGGCTTCGCCGGAGACGTTTGGTCGCTCGGAGTTGTGTCGGCGGAATGCCATGTGGGCCATTTTCCGTTGATAGCGCCGGGGCAGAAACCGGACTGGGCAACGCTAATGTGTGCAATTTGTTTTGGGGAAAGGATGGAGATACCAGAGACGATGTCACCGGAGTTTCAGAGCTTTGTGGGGAGGTGTTTGGAGAAGGATTGGCGGCGGAGAGGGACGGTGGAGGAGCTTCTCAGCCACCCGTTTGTGACATCATGTCATTCTCCGCAAGAGTTGGAAGGTTGA